GGCCGCACCGGCACCGTGCTGACGCACGACGGCCGGCTGGTGGTCAAGAACGGCGCCTACGCCCGCGACGAGCGGCCGCTCGACCCCGACTGCGGCTGCCCGGTCTGCGCGCGCCACAGCCGCGCCTACGTGCGGCACCTGCTGTCCTGCGGCGAGATCCTCGGCCTGACGCTGGCCACCACCCACAACGTCTGGTTCTACCAGGCGCTGATGCGCGGCCTGCGCGAGGCCATCGCGGCGGGACGCCTGCAGGCCTTCGCCGCGGCCTTCCTCGCGCGCTGGGAGGAGGGCGAGCGCCGGCGCCTGGCCGGCGACGTCGACCGCCCCTGAACGGATCCGCATTGCCCAGTCCGCGACTCCGGGTTTGCCCGCGGCCCCCCGCTGTGCCATCTTGGAGCGGCGCCGAGCACGAACGACGACAAGGAGACGACATGTCGCTGGTCAACTTCCTCGCCATGAGCCCCGCGCCCCAGCAGGGGCAGGCCGCGCCCGGGCAGGGCGCCATCCTCATGAACTTCGTCTTCATCGGCATGATGGTGCTGGTGTTCTACCTGCTGATCTGGCGCCCGAACGCCCAGCGGCAGAAGAAGCACCGCCTGATGCTCGAGAGCCTCAAGAAGGGCGACCAGATCGTCACCACCGGCGGCCTGTTCGCGACCGTGCAGAGCGTCAAGGACGACCGCCTGGTCTGCACCATCGGCGACGGCGTCAAGGTGGAGATCGCCCGCAGCGCGGTCGCCACGGTCCTGCCGGCCTGACGGTGACCGCCGCCGCGCCGCGTCGCCTGGTGCTGTACGGCGACCGGCGCCTGCGCCTGGTCTGCCGCAGCCCGGAGCCCGGCGAACCGGGGCTGGACGAGCTCGTCCGGGACATGCTCGCGCTCATGCGGCACCACCGCGGCGTCGGGCTGGCCGCGCCCCAGCTGGGGGACGACCGGCGCGTGATCGTGGTGCAGCCGGACCTCGCGGGGAAGCGGCCGCCGCTGGTGATGCTCGACCCCGTGCTGGAGGAGACGAGCGGCCCGTCGACCGTGTTCGAGGAGGGGTGCCTGTCCTTCCCCGGCATCTACCGGCGGATCGCGCGGCCGCGCGCCGCGGTGGTGCGCTACCGCGATCCCGACGGCGCGGCCAGCCTGCTGCGCGACGACGGCCTGGCCGCGCGCATCGCCTTGCACGAACTGGATCATCTGGACGGGATCCTGATGGTGGACCACCTCGGTCCCTGGCGGCGTTTCGGCGTGGAACTGCGGCTGGGTCTGCGGCGACTGCGCCCCACGGGAGGTCGCGCGTGAGGATCGTGTTCATGGGCTCGCCGGACTTCGCGGTGCCGACGCTCGACGCCCTGGTCGAGAGCCGCGCCGAGATCCCCCTGGTCGTCACCCAGCCCGACCGCCGCGCCGGGCGCGGCCGCCAGCTCGAGGCGACCGCGGTCAAGGACGCCGCCCGCGGGCACGGGCTGCCCGTCGTCGAGTGGGGCCCGGGCGACGCCGCCCGCGTCACACAGCTGGTGGCGGACGCGGCGCCCGACGCCGTGGTGGTGACCGCGTTCGGCCACATCCTGCGTCAGTCCCTGCTC
This genomic stretch from bacterium harbors:
- the def gene encoding peptide deformylase; this encodes MTAAAPRRLVLYGDRRLRLVCRSPEPGEPGLDELVRDMLALMRHHRGVGLAAPQLGDDRRVIVVQPDLAGKRPPLVMLDPVLEETSGPSTVFEEGCLSFPGIYRRIARPRAAVVRYRDPDGAASLLRDDGLAARIALHELDHLDGILMVDHLGPWRRFGVELRLGLRRLRPTGGRA
- the yajC gene encoding preprotein translocase subunit YajC, which codes for MSLVNFLAMSPAPQQGQAAPGQGAILMNFVFIGMMVLVFYLLIWRPNAQRQKKHRLMLESLKKGDQIVTTGGLFATVQSVKDDRLVCTIGDGVKVEIARSAVATVLPA